Proteins encoded within one genomic window of Jiangella mangrovi:
- a CDS encoding GyrI-like domain-containing protein, with amino-acid sequence MAAEGPRSAPSPRWVSSGGITPAGGRRSGHMSRSRPEAITVSIQERTRELREASTSPSKRYKIARRDLIEQPTAVVRAHVPADDLGGWLGIAHHLVARFLRRHGLKPAGPPFARLAIIDGTAVVEAGFPVNRPIDTDGEVEPSSLPGGPAAVTTHRGHYEGLETAFETLANWVTTHGRAPAGPHWEIYETDPNAEPDPRRWRTQIVVPYLRRTVRPWWRRR; translated from the coding sequence ATGGCGGCCGAAGGGCCGCGAAGCGCACCATCGCCGCGATGGGTCAGCTCCGGCGGGATCACACCGGCTGGTGGGCGCCGCAGCGGGCACATGTCTCGATCCCGGCCGGAGGCGATCACGGTGAGCATCCAGGAACGCACCCGCGAGCTGCGAGAAGCCTCCACGAGCCCGTCGAAACGCTACAAGATCGCCAGACGCGACCTGATCGAGCAGCCCACGGCCGTCGTGCGGGCTCACGTCCCGGCCGACGATCTGGGCGGCTGGCTCGGCATCGCACATCACCTGGTCGCGCGATTCCTGCGCCGCCACGGCCTGAAGCCCGCCGGACCGCCGTTCGCACGACTGGCCATCATCGATGGCACCGCGGTCGTGGAGGCGGGCTTCCCCGTGAACCGGCCAATCGACACCGACGGAGAGGTCGAACCCTCGAGCCTCCCAGGCGGCCCAGCCGCCGTCACCACGCACCGTGGCCACTACGAGGGACTCGAGACCGCCTTCGAGACGCTGGCGAACTGGGTGACCACTCACGGCCGCGCGCCAGCCGGGCCACACTGGGAGATCTACGAGACCGATCCCAACGCCGAGCCCGACCCGCGGCGCTGGCGTACCCAGATCGTCGTGCCATATCTGCGGCGCACGGTCCGCCCATGGTGGCGCCGCCGGTAA